A genome region from Panthera leo isolate Ple1 chromosome A2, P.leo_Ple1_pat1.1, whole genome shotgun sequence includes the following:
- the PRR15 gene encoding proline-rich protein 15: MADSGGTGSSGSWWKSLTNSRKKSKEAAAGAQPPAQPAPGEPAPPAPPSADWTGSSRENQHPNLLGGAGEPHKPDKLCGEKSGSSRRNLKISRSGRFKEKRKVRATLLPEGVRSPEEAGFPGDPRDDKQ; encoded by the coding sequence ATGGCCGACAGCGGCGGCACGGGCAGCTCTGGGTCCTGGTGGAAATCGCTAAccaacagcagaaagaaaagcaaggaagccGCGGCAGGGGCGCAGCCTCCCGCCCAGCCTGCCCCCGGGGagcccgcgccgcccgcgccACCCAGCGCCGACTGGACTGGCAGCTCCCGGGAGAATCAGCACCCCAATCTCCTTGGGGGCGCCGGCGAGCCCCACAAGCCGGACAAGTTGTGCGGGGAGAAGTCAGGCAGCAGCCGCCGCAATTTGAAGATCTCGCGCTCTGGCCGCtttaaggagaagaggaaagtgcGCGCCACTCTGCTCCCCGAAGGAGTCCGGTCCCCTGAGGAGGCGGGCTTCCCTGGTGACCCCCGCGACGACAAGCAATAG